Proteins co-encoded in one Cydia strobilella chromosome 14, ilCydStro3.1, whole genome shotgun sequence genomic window:
- the LOC134747183 gene encoding uncharacterized protein LOC134747183, which produces MSRIRFLLNMIASWPNQEFGGSKIGWQTASLYRCLLITFVVFNMTTTISYLQKYVNHDLAHSYVNMMLASVYLQRLFLPFQKKFCLMIKRFVLEFHLIHHKNKTENAAQVYDRVNRICAIVTAVSVSHTAGLPLFYNGIPLYNNIKSGMFTKHRPANGTFQHSVYFDLPFDQYGTFDGYLIVFFYNIYVSYNACIGICMYDALVFSIVFHIWGHINILIHDLKQFPLTTPLAFTMTAPGQGTQEDMFARLKDIVRHHQMIKEFMRCTSEAFSISLCCYLLFHQLSGCVLLLKCSSLDPIALGRYGLLTIMVFQQLVETSVIFELVNSKSDTLADHVYGLPWEDMDLRNRRVVLILLHNVQKSLALKAGDMVPVGVLTMSTIIKTSCSYFIMLRTLTDE; this is translated from the exons ATGAGCAGAATTCGATTCTTGCTCAACATGATTGCCTCATGGCCTAACCAAGAATTTGGAGGCTCAAAAATTGGATGGCAAACGGCATCATTGTACCGATGTTTACTCATCACTTTTGTGGTGTTTAACATGACCACTACTATATCTTACCTGCAGAAGTATGTGAACCATGATTTGGCGCACTCGTATGTCAATATGATGTTGGCCAGCGTATATCTT cAAAGATTATTCCTGCCGTTTCAGAAGAagttttgtttaatgataaaaaGATTTGTTTTGGAATTTCATTTAATTCACCACAAGAACAAAACGGAAAACGCTGCACAG GTGTACGATCGAGTCAACAGAATTTGTGCCATCGTTACTGCAGTAAGCGTGTCACACACAGCCGGCTTACCGCTGTTTTATAATGGCATTCCTTTATATAACAACATTAAATCCGGAATGTTCACCAAACACAGACCAGCCAATGGCACATTCCAGCACTCTGTTTACTTTGACTTACCTTTCGACCAGTATGGAACCTTCGATGGTTATCTGattgtgtttttttacaatatctACGTTTCTTACAACGCTTGTATTGGAATTTGTATGTACGATGCGTTAGTTTTTTCCATCGTGTTCCATATTTGGGGGCACATAAACATACTTATACATGACCTGAAACAGTTCCCTCTAACAACCCCTCTAGCCTTCACGATGACGGCTCCAGGTCAGGGTACGCAAGAGGACATGTTCGCTCGGTTAAAGGACATTGTCAGACATCATCAAATGATCAAAGA ATTTATGAGATGCACTTCAGAAGCGTTTAGTATCTCTTTATGCTGTTACCTCCTGTTTCACCAGCTGAGTGGTTGCGTCTTACTCTTGAAATGTTCTTCACTG GACCCAATTGCTCTGGGAAGATATGGATTATTAACGATTATGGTGTTTCAACAATTAGTAGAAACATCAGTCATTTTCGAACTTGTCAACTCAAAG AGTGATACTCTCGCGGACCACGTGTACGGGCTGCCGTGGGAGGACATGGACCTGAGGAACAGGAGGGTCGTGTTGATCCTCCTCCATAACGTGCAAAAATCATTGGCCTTGAAGGCTGGAGATATGGTGCCAGTCGGAGTGCTAACTATGTCTACG ATTATAAAAACATCGTGCTCTTATTTCATCATGTTAAGAACATTGACGGACGAATGA